From the genome of Niabella agricola, one region includes:
- the topA gene encoding type I DNA topoisomerase, which translates to MAKNLLIVESPAKAKTIEKFLGKDFQVKSSFGHIRDLEKAGMGIDIEKQFHPRYVVSEGKEKVVRDLKNLASKSEEVWLATDEDREGEAISWHLCEVLGLDPKTTKRIVFNEITKPAIQQAVAAPRHVDMNLVDAQQARRVLDRIVGFELSPVLWRKISVKNNLSAGRVQSVAVRLIAEREREINAFEPQSSFKIVAVFTATDITGKKISFKAEGAKFNNAADAESFLQSCLHADYTVKDIQVKPGKRSPAPPFTTSTLQQEASRKFGYSVSRTMQIAQQLYENGHITYMRTDSVNLSNTALGDLTNTIKSMYGEQYHQFRRFKNKNESAQEAHEAIRPTYMSNTTVEHADWKRLYDLIWKRTMASQMADAQLEKTTAKIEISTNKEYLSATGEVVKFDGFLKLYREDRDDEDIQEDEAQEGMLPPLTIGQQLPLVEMTGTERFTRPSPRYTEASLVKKLEELGIGRPSTYAPTISTILKREYVEKRDKEGLERKFRIITLKDNQLSKKENTEITGAEKAKLFPTDLGLVVTDFLKQYFENIMDYGFTARIEEEFDEIANGKLSWNKLIDEFYHPFKEGVDNTIENAERIKGERELGTEPGTGKPVIARMGRFGPMIQIGNVDDEEKPRFATLRKGQSIETITFEEAMDLFKLPVTLGTYEDKEVAVNVGRFGPYVKWGEDFISIPRTEDPLSVDMERAIALINEKQVADAPIAHFEGKPVTKGKGRFGPYIKWNDLFINVPRRYDFDNLSQGDIDELIKAKLEKESNRYIQQWPEEKIALENGRWGAFIRFGKKMVKLGRKEDGTKYTPEEVAQLDIETVKKMIEAELPGAFSKPAKKTAAKKAPAKKKAAAKKASKR; encoded by the coding sequence ATGGCGAAGAATTTACTGATCGTGGAGAGCCCGGCAAAGGCAAAGACCATTGAGAAATTTTTAGGCAAAGACTTCCAGGTCAAGAGCAGTTTCGGGCACATCCGTGATCTTGAGAAAGCGGGTATGGGTATCGATATTGAAAAGCAGTTTCACCCCCGCTATGTGGTTTCGGAGGGGAAGGAAAAGGTGGTACGCGATCTTAAAAACCTGGCCTCTAAAAGTGAAGAAGTATGGTTGGCAACGGATGAGGACCGTGAGGGTGAAGCCATCAGCTGGCATTTATGCGAGGTTTTGGGATTGGATCCTAAAACCACCAAACGGATCGTTTTCAATGAAATTACCAAACCGGCCATCCAGCAGGCAGTAGCCGCACCCCGCCATGTAGACATGAACCTCGTAGATGCGCAGCAGGCCCGCCGGGTGCTGGACCGCATCGTTGGGTTTGAGCTGAGCCCGGTGCTGTGGCGGAAAATAAGCGTGAAGAACAACCTGAGCGCGGGAAGGGTGCAAAGTGTGGCCGTACGGCTGATTGCGGAAAGGGAACGGGAGATCAACGCATTTGAACCACAGAGCAGCTTTAAAATAGTGGCGGTGTTTACAGCAACCGATATCACCGGAAAAAAGATCTCCTTTAAAGCTGAAGGAGCAAAATTCAATAACGCTGCGGACGCTGAAAGCTTCTTACAATCCTGCCTGCATGCAGACTATACTGTAAAAGACATACAGGTAAAACCGGGTAAACGCAGTCCCGCTCCCCCGTTCACCACCTCCACCCTGCAACAGGAAGCCAGCCGGAAATTTGGCTACAGCGTAAGCCGTACCATGCAGATCGCGCAGCAACTCTACGAAAACGGGCATATTACCTATATGCGTACCGACAGTGTAAACCTGAGCAATACGGCGCTGGGAGACCTTACCAATACCATCAAAAGTATGTACGGGGAGCAATACCACCAGTTCCGCCGCTTTAAGAATAAAAACGAGAGCGCACAGGAAGCGCACGAAGCCATCCGCCCCACCTACATGAGCAATACCACGGTGGAACATGCAGACTGGAAACGGCTTTATGATCTGATCTGGAAGCGGACCATGGCCAGCCAGATGGCTGATGCACAGCTGGAAAAAACCACCGCCAAAATAGAGATCTCCACCAATAAAGAATACCTGTCGGCAACCGGGGAGGTTGTAAAATTTGACGGCTTCCTGAAGCTTTACCGGGAAGACCGGGATGATGAAGATATCCAGGAAGATGAAGCCCAGGAAGGCATGCTGCCGCCCTTAACCATCGGGCAACAGCTTCCGCTGGTGGAAATGACCGGTACCGAGCGGTTTACCCGCCCTTCTCCCCGCTATACAGAGGCTTCCCTTGTAAAAAAACTGGAAGAACTGGGCATCGGACGCCCTTCTACCTACGCGCCTACCATTTCAACCATCCTGAAACGGGAATATGTTGAAAAGCGCGATAAGGAGGGTCTGGAGCGGAAATTCCGGATCATTACACTAAAAGACAACCAGCTTTCCAAAAAAGAAAATACCGAGATCACCGGGGCCGAAAAAGCCAAATTATTTCCAACAGACCTGGGGCTGGTAGTAACTGATTTCCTGAAGCAATACTTTGAGAATATCATGGATTATGGCTTTACCGCCAGGATCGAAGAAGAATTTGATGAGATTGCCAACGGTAAATTATCCTGGAATAAACTCATCGACGAGTTTTATCACCCCTTTAAAGAAGGGGTCGACAATACCATTGAAAACGCCGAACGCATAAAAGGAGAACGGGAACTGGGTACGGAGCCGGGAACCGGTAAGCCGGTTATTGCCCGGATGGGCCGTTTTGGTCCCATGATTCAGATTGGCAATGTGGACGATGAAGAAAAACCACGGTTTGCTACCTTGCGGAAGGGACAAAGCATTGAAACCATCACGTTCGAGGAAGCCATGGATCTGTTCAAGCTTCCGGTAACGCTCGGCACGTATGAAGATAAAGAGGTGGCCGTAAACGTAGGCCGTTTTGGACCTTACGTGAAATGGGGTGAAGACTTCATCTCCATTCCCCGTACGGAAGATCCGCTGTCTGTTGATATGGAACGCGCAATCGCGTTGATCAACGAAAAGCAGGTAGCCGACGCCCCCATCGCCCATTTTGAGGGCAAACCCGTAACAAAGGGCAAGGGCCGCTTCGGTCCTTATATTAAATGGAATGATCTTTTCATTAATGTACCCCGCCGCTATGATTTTGACAACCTTTCCCAGGGAGATATTGATGAGCTCATTAAAGCTAAACTGGAGAAGGAATCCAACCGGTACATTCAGCAGTGGCCCGAGGAAAAGATCGCGCTGGAGAACGGGCGCTGGGGCGCTTTTATCCGTTTTGGTAAAAAAATGGTGAAGCTGGGAAGAAAAGAAGACGGTACCAAATACACTCCGGAAGAAGTAGCACAGCTGGACATTGAAACGGTTAAAAAAATGATCGAGGCCGAACTTCCCGGCGCATTTAGTAAACCGGCGAAGAAAACCGCAGCAAAAAAAGCACCGGCAAAAAAGAAAGCAGCAGCTAAAAAAGCTTCAAAGAGATAA